TGTCGACATCGTGGTGGTTGATTCCGTCGCCGCTCTCACGCCCCGTGCCGAGATCGAGGGTGAGATGGGAGACCTTGCGGTGGGCAGTCAGGCCCGCCTGATGAGCCAGGCGATGCGCAAGATCACCGGCAACATCGGCAAGTCCGGTTGCACGGTGATTTTCCTCAATCAGCTGCGTCTCAAGATCGGCGTCACCTATGGCAATCCAGAAACCACCACCGGTGGTAACGCCCTCAAGTTCTATGCCTCAGTGCGGCTTGATATCCGCCGTATTCAAACGCTGAAGCGCGGTACCGAGGAGTACGGTATCCGCGCCAAGGTGAAGGTGGCTAAGAACAAGGTGGCTCCCCCTTTCCGCATTGCGGAATTCGACATTCTCTTCGGTCGGGGGATCAGCACGCTGGGTTGTCTGCTGGATCTGGCTGAGGAGACGGGTGTGGTCACTCGCAAGGGTGCCTGGTACAGCTATGAGGGCGACAACATCGGTCAGGGTCGTGACAACACCATTGGTTGGCTGGAACAAAATCCGGAGGCCAAGGATGCCATTGAAGTGTTGGTGCGGCAGAAGCTGACGGAAGGTTCAGAAGTGACGTCCAATTCCATGCGTCCTCTCGCGGCTGCGGCACGTTCGGCTGCTGCCAAGCCTCTCGCCAAGTCCGCTGAAGTTGCTGCTCCGTCGAAGGACGCAGCCTGATCATCCCTGCTGGATCTGTGAGGAGCTGCATTCACTGCGGCTTCTCTGCAGATTGCCTGCGATGCGTTGAAGCTCCTGAATGGCTTCTGCGCCTTCAAATTTCACCAGTTCGCGCCCATTGCGGGATTCGACCCAGCTGATCCCGAAGTCAGAGACCAGAAAGCGCACCATGTGCTGCTCGCCCAGTTCGGCCATGAATGAGGCTCCACTTCCGTCCTGACCGTCATCGCAGACATAGCAGGTTGCGGTGATGCCCTGTTTCCTGAGATTTGCTGCCAGAGCCTGCAGACTCATCACCAGATCGTGGACGACCGAGCGGTATTGCTCGGAAAGTCTGAGGAACACGAAGAACACCATCCAGGTTCAAATGACCCTAAAGGTTTTCTTCCGAATTCAGGGCGCCTGGTGTGCTTTCCCGGTTTTAAGGGCTGTCGGCCAGTGTCCAGAATCCGGCGGCAGGGCCGATGAAGCGCACCACCACCCAGAACAGCACCAGGGCTGCGATTCCGATCCAGGCGCCTCGTGTGGTGATCGACACGAATTGCGTGGCCTGGGCGCGAGTCAGCGGTAACCAGGCGATAAACCGCTCAGCATCCTTGGGGTCTGGTTTGCGCTGGCGAGGTGGCAGTCCCTGACTGGCACGGCGTCGTGCTTCTCCCATCCCAGGCCTCACAAGCTGTTGATCAGCCTAGAAGTGATTGTCAGTCTGGACGAAGTCTCTGCAACGAGTCCCAGGGTTCAAGGGCTCGCAGCACCTGCTCTCCCCAGCTGCGTCCGCGCACCCTGCCGTCGAGGATGGCCAGGCGACCGCCGCTGCGCCTCAGAGAGGCAATGGCAGGGATCAGGGTCGCCAGTGCTTCCGGGAGCAGAAGCGTGCGAAACCAATCACGCCCCTGTCGCTTCAGCGACTCCACTCGGGCTGCGGTGAGTGGGTCCTCCAGGCTGGCGATCGGCAGCATGGCTGCAATCAGCTGTTCCGGTTCAGGCAGCAGATGTTGATGGCTCAACCACCAGCTCCAGCTGCAGCAGATCACTCCGTTTGACTCCGGTGCCGTGATTTCCAGGGTGACCCTGCTGCCGAACTCCGCCGCGAGTTCGCTGCAGAGACGCTGACGCATGCATGGATCATCAACCAGCACGCCGGTCAAGCCAGATCGGCCCAGGATCAGGCGTCGGCTCTGTTCCAGCAGATGTCCGGCGAAAATTTCCGTGTTCGGCAATGGCTGACGTCTGGGCAGATAGATCGGCAGCGTTTCTCCTCGCGGGGCATCGCGCAGATCAATGCGCAGCTCCTCGCTGTCACTGTTCGGCTCGTCGCCATGACGACGACAGCCACCATCTCCATGGATCAGTGTCCAGGGATGGTTCAAGAAGAGTGATTCCAGCGTGATCAGTGGTTCCAGCGGTTGCAACTGCCAGCTCCACTGAAGGGTGTTTGGATTCACGCGAGCCCAGCTGGCCCATGACGCTCGGTCCATGGAGATCAGCTGGCACCACGGTTGTGGTGTTGGTCCGAGCAACTGCAGCAGATCGCACACCATGGTCAGAGCGCTCTCGGGCATGGCGAGGTCGCGGTTCGTTCCGCCTCCAGGGGCGACAAGCTGGCGGCTCAGGCGTTCGTGCAGATCGAGCAAACCCTCTCCGGCGGAGGGAAATGCTGCTCGCAGCTCCTCCCAGTGATGGGAGTCGATCTTCACGGTCATGGCTCGCCGAAGACGGTCTGGCAGCCACTCCGCCTCCGGAATCACCAGATGGTCGTCTGAACGGAGTTGTCCGCTGCGATGGACATCCAGAAGCTGTTGGGGTGTCAACAGCCAGATCTGGTCTCCGGGCGGGGGATCAAAGCCTGTCCAGCAGCCCAGCCTTAATCCGCTCTCCAGCAGACGTGGCCGTTCAACGTGCAGCAGCCGCTGGTGTTGTGTCGGCTCGAGAACCAGCACGGTGTGATCTCTGCGCAGGCTGAGGGGCACCAGCAGGGCCAGCCACCAGCGGTCGCTGCTGCCCGCGGAGAGTTGGATTCTGGTTCGATCCTGTCGTCGCAGGCTTCGGCCCACCAGCCGACTCAGGGTCAGTTGGTGCTCCCATTGTCCTGCTTCTCCCCTGAGCAGGTGCTTGAGCTGCTGATGGGCCTGGACTTCCAGCATTTGAGCAGCCTAAGGAGCGCTGGGACGCTCATCGGTTCAGGCTGAGCTGTTCCGATCCCTGCATGGGTCGAGCAACATGGGCTGGATGCACACAGCGGTGATGGATCAGGAGCGGATCGCAGAACTGGCTGGTTTCAGCAGGGTCGGTGTTGTGGGTCTTGGCCTGATCGGTGGCTCGATCGGCCTTGATCTGCGTGCTCTTGGGGTCAGCGTTCAGGGCCTTGTGCATCGAGACAGCACAGCGGAGCGTGCCCTTCAGCGGGGGCTGGTCGATGCTGTCAGCTGCGACCCTGCCTGCCTCGAGGGCTGCGATCTTGTCGTGCTGGCGTTGCCGCTGGAGGCCTTGCTGCAGCCGCAAGATGCGCTGCTCAAAGCCCTGCCGTCAGAAGCCGTCGTCACGGACGTGGGGTCGGTGAAGGGAGCCGTCCTCGATGTCTGGAGAGACCTTCATCCCCGCTTCGTGGCGTCTCATCCGATGGCAGGGACTGCCGAGTCAGGGGTGGAGTCGGGTTGCCGCGGTCTGTTCAGAGGACGCGCCTGGGTTGGAACGCCGGAAGCTGAGACAGCCCCCGAAGCCGTGAAGCAGGTGAGAGCCCTGGCTTGCTCGCTCGGAGCACACTGGATCAGTGCGGATCCGCTCATTCATGATCAGGCTGTTGCCCTGATCTCGCATCTGCCCGTGATGGTGAGCGCAGCACTGCTACGCGTGCTCGGGGAGGAGCGAGACCCACGTGTGCGTGATCTTGCGCGTCAACTGGCCTCCAGCGGTTTCGCGGATACAACCAGAGTCGGTGGCGGTAATCCAGCGCTGGGAACGGCGATGGCCTGCCGCAATACCCCCGCACTGTTGAAGTCTCTTGCCGCCTATCGATGGAGCCTCGAGCAGCTGGAAGAGGCAATCCTCAACGGCCACTGGGCTCAACTGGAGCAGGAGTTGGAAAAGACCCGTGCATTGCGTCCCGGTTTCCTGGAGCCCCCTTCTGATCCAGCTATGCCGCAAGCCTGATGTTCAGGCCTCGCGCAGCCATTAACTGCCTGCATGCCATCAGTGCCGACAGGCTGACGCCAGCGGTGCCCTCTCCGGGATGAATCGAATCACCGCACAGCCACAGCTGGGGAATGGGTGTGCGGCTGGCCAGTCCGAAGGGGCCGAAGCGACCTGGGCTCTGACCGAGACCACCCACAACGCCATTCGGTCGACCGGTCCAGTGGGCGAATCCTCTCGGTGTTGCCAGTTCCTGATGCAGCCAGGCCTCATCCGGCAGATTCAGAGCGGCATTGACGTCTTGTCGAATTGAATCCTGAAGCTCTCGTTTGCGCTGCTGGTAAGCCTTCTCATCCATATCCTGCCAACCCTCCGGTGAGGTGAAGACACTGGCGATCACGGTGGCCTGGCCCTTCGGGGCTCGGCCATCACCATCGCGGCTGATCGACAAGAAGAGTGAGCCGGGAGAGTTGCCGTCGCGCTGAAGATGTCCGGGGCAGTCATCCGGCAGCTGATGCCGTTCGACAGCGCCATAGAACACAAGCGCTCCGCTCGGCGCCTTCAAGCTGTTGAGGTGCTTGCGGTACTGGTCGGGCATCTGTTCTTGGTCTGGAATCAGCTCTGGCAGGCACTGGGGTGGAAGGCTGCAGATGATTTCGCTGGCACGCAGGCATTGCTGCACTTTCGCAGGCGCTTCAACCCTGACCGACCATCCAGGTTGTCCGTCGTCGCGGTCCAGTTTCAGCGCGCGATGGCGCAGAAGCACACGCCCACCATCGCGTTCCAGGGCAGTGGCCAGCTGCTCGCTGAGGCTTTGCATCGATCCGTGGAGATGCCAGAGACCAAGCGGGGCCTGGCACATCTGCAAGACCGTGGCGCCATAGAGGGCTGCGGTGCGGTCACTCGGTTGCTGTGAATAAAGCCGCAGCTGCAGGTCGAGAAAGCGTCGCAGTCGAGGGTCTCCAGCGCATCCGCTGAGGCTCAGCAGATCGGAAACCGTGAGCAGACTGAGGGGGGCACAAGCCAGATTTCCGGGGCTCAGCGCAGCCAGGGTGCGTCCGAGATCCCAGCCGGTGCGAACAGGCAGCACTGGATCAGCCGCTGCAAACTGCCAGTTCTGCTGATGAATCCAGCTGCACAGTTGCCAGAAGCGTTCACTGTCGGGGAATTGCTGGCTGCGTTCCTGGCGCCAGCGCTGGGGATCATGCCAGAGATGCACCGGAGGTGACCCGTCATTGAGGTCCACCACGCAGCCAGGGTCCAGCTGTTCGGCTTCAGGCGGTTGGATGCCCAGGTGCTGGAAGAGGCGAGCATGACTCCCTCCTGGTTCCAGTCCCGCAACCTGTGTGGCACCCACATCAAAAATGAAGCGACCCCGTCGGAACGTTCCAGCACAACCGCCCAGCTGATGGTGCGCCTCCAGCAGGGTGACGGTCAAACCCTCATGGGCCAGCAGGGCTGCGGCGGTGAGGCCGGCAATGCCCCCACCGATCACGATCACGTCCTGGACTGATTCCATCGCGGCATGCTGGCAGCAGAGTTGGATCAACGTGGATGCGTGATCAGCTGGAACGGGCTCTGGCGGCGGACGCTGAGGTGCTTGAGGGGCGAGAGGTGGTGGGTCTGCGCAGTGTGGGCGGGGGCAGTGTCGGATCCACGTGGCGGCTGAGTCTGAGCGATGGTGAGCAACTGTTTGTCAAGGTGGCTCAGACGGCCAACCTGCTGGCTGAACAGTCAGGATTGCAGTCTTTGCGTCACTGGGCTGATCCAGCCTTGATCGAAGTGCCCCAGGTGCTGGGTTGCTTACCACTTGCTGGCAAGTCAGCTTTGGTGATGGCCTGGTGGGATGCCAGCAGCGGAGATCAGTTCCGCCTGGGCCGGGGACTGGCGAAGCTGCATCGTGCGTCGGCTGTGGCCGGGCCTGGTTGTTTTGGCTGGGATCACGATGGCTTCATCGGTCTGGGGCCCCAACCCTCGGGATGGTGTGACAGCTGGGGTGATGCGTTCACTCAACTCAGACTGCACCCCCAGCTGTGCCTGGCCAGTGCGTGGGGGCTGGCTGCGCAGGAGTGGGAGCCACTGCTTGGACCGATCGCTGCATGGCTGAATGCTCATGCTCCTGAGCCCTGTCTGGTGCATGGCGATCTGTGGGCCGGCAATGCCGCGGTCCTGGCTGACGGTCGTGGTCTCTTGATTGATCCCGCCAGCTGGTGGGCTGATCGCGAGGTGGATCTGGCCATGACCCGTCTGTTCGGTGGCTTCTCCCGTCGCTTTATGGAGGGTTACAGCAGTGAATGGCCGCTCCAGGATGGTGCAGAACACAGAATTGAAGTTCTGAATCTCTATCACTTGTTGAATCACGCCAACCTTTTTGGGGGTGGATACAAACAACAAAGCCGCGAGATCTTCAAGGATCTGCGGCTCGCCTTGCTCTAAAAAGATTCAGCTTGGCTCTTACGGTTGAGATTCGGTCGCTTCAGCCCAAGTACTCCTTGCGCAGAGTCTGGATCCGGGCAACGAGTGCATTGCGCTTGTCACTTGTCGTGAGGTTCTTCCAGCTCCATTGTCCGACGACCACAACGCCGAGCAGTTCCAGCAAGCCTGGGACAACCGGCAGCAAATTGATCGTGTCGAGAATTCCTTTGATCAGGATCTGGGCAACGATCACAGCGGCGAAAATGCCAACAACCTTGCCGATGCGACCTGCCTGGCTCCAGTCGACCTTGTCGAGGGTTTCGTTCACCTTGCCGAGGACGTCTTTGTAGCGCTCAGCGAATGCGACGTTGTCGCTTGTGGCGCTTTCAGTCGACTGCGTAGTGGTTTCGTCGCTCATGACGCCTAGGCTGGCTACTAATACTCCGCGACGATATCGGCAAGATCACTGGAATGCCATGCCGGCTCCGCATCGATCTCGATTGTCTGATGATTCTCAGGGCCTCACTGAAGGCCGTTTCGCCGGAAGAGGGCTGCGCACTGCTGCTTGGCAACTCAGCACCTGATCCGCATGTGCACTTTGTATGGCCCTGCTGCAATGTCTGGGGCCCTGGTTTCGGCGGATTCAGCGATCCGATCAATGCAGATGGCGATCGAGCGCAGATCTCGGCTTCGCGCCGATCACGGTTTGCACTCGATCCTCGTGAGCAGATCGCTGCCCAGCGATGGTCTCGTCAGAGAGGTTGGCGCATTCTTGGCAGTGCACACTCCCATCCAGGGGGGCAGCCGGTGCCCAGTGCACTGGACAGGCAATGGGCTGCCGGGGAGGGGGTCGTGCTCATTGATGCCGGTACTGCCGGTGTCCGAGCCTGGTGGTTGCAGGGGCCTCGGCAGGGGGCGCCCGACAGACCTGTCAGTGCGCTTTCAATGGTTGTCCACAGCAACGCAACGGTGGGAGACACTATGAATACGTGTCCCGATGACGCGTTCCTGCCTTTGCAATGACGGAACACTTTTCGGATCCCGAGCTGAGTGCACAGGAGCGAGGACGTTATGCCCGCCACCTCACACTCCCGGAGTTTGGGGTCATCGGCCAGAAGCGTTTGAAAGCGACTTCGGTGCTGTGTGTTGGGGCAGGTGGGCTCGGCTCGCCCCTATTGATGTATTTGGCGGCGGCTGGTGTTGGTCGCATCGGCATTGTTGACGATGATCGCGTGGAGGTTTCCAATCTCCAGCGGCAGGTGATTCATGCTGAAAGTCGCCTCGGTCAGCTGAAGACGGACTCCGCCTCTGAGAGGATCCTGGGTCTCAATTCCCATTGTCAGGTAGAGCAGCATGCCTGTCGGCTTACAACCACGAATGCCATCGAGCTGATCGAGGGCCATGACCTGGTGGTGGATGGTTCCGATAACTTTCCCACTCGCTATCTGATCAACGACGTCTGCGCCTTGCTCAACAAGCCGTGGGTGTATGGCTCCGTGCAGCGCTTTGAGGGGCAGGTCAGTGTCTTCAACAAGGGCCCCCAGTCACCGGATTACCGCGATCTGGTTCCAGAGCCACCGCCCCCGGGCCTTGTTCCCTCCTGCGCCGATGGAGGTGTGGTTGGGGTGATGCCGGGGTTGATTGGGCTGCTTCAAGCCACCGAAACCATCAAGTTGCTGGCAGGGATCGGAGAATCTCTGGATGGAAGGCTGCTGCTGGTGGACGGCCTGACCATGCGATTCCGTGAGCTCCGTCTGCAGCGCCGACCCCATCGCCCTCCCATCACAGCCCTGGTCGACTACGAGGCGTTCTGTAGCGTCGAAGATTCCGGACGTCTTGAGGGAGCGTCAAGCGTGAGAAGCATTTCCGTGAAGGAGCTCAGCGCATTGTTGGAAGACGGCGGTGAGCTGGAGCTGATTGACGTGCGCAATCCTTCTGAAGCAGACGTGGCCGTGATCCCTCGATCGCAACTGATCCCGCTTGCAAGAATCGAGAACGGAGAGGGGATCGACGAGATTCGCCGCCTTGCTGGTGATCGACCGATCTATGTGCACTGCAAGCTGGGGGGACGCTCCGCGCGGGCGGTCGAGCTTCTG
Above is a window of Synechococcus sp. BIOS-E4-1 DNA encoding:
- a CDS encoding M67 family metallopeptidase, with product MPCRLRIDLDCLMILRASLKAVSPEEGCALLLGNSAPDPHVHFVWPCCNVWGPGFGGFSDPINADGDRAQISASRRSRFALDPREQIAAQRWSRQRGWRILGSAHSHPGGQPVPSALDRQWAAGEGVVLIDAGTAGVRAWWLQGPRQGAPDRPVSALSMVVHSNATVGDTMNTCPDDAFLPLQ
- a CDS encoding fructosamine kinase family protein — encoded protein: MRDQLERALAADAEVLEGREVVGLRSVGGGSVGSTWRLSLSDGEQLFVKVAQTANLLAEQSGLQSLRHWADPALIEVPQVLGCLPLAGKSALVMAWWDASSGDQFRLGRGLAKLHRASAVAGPGCFGWDHDGFIGLGPQPSGWCDSWGDAFTQLRLHPQLCLASAWGLAAQEWEPLLGPIAAWLNAHAPEPCLVHGDLWAGNAAVLADGRGLLIDPASWWADREVDLAMTRLFGGFSRRFMEGYSSEWPLQDGAEHRIEVLNLYHLLNHANLFGGGYKQQSREIFKDLRLALL
- the recA gene encoding recombinase RecA, which encodes MPADVKASQSPGGDVRPGERDKALNLVLGQIERNFGKGSIMRLGDASRMRVETISTGALTLDLALGGGYPKGRVVEVYGPESSGKTTLTLHAIAEVQRNGGVAAFVDAEHALDPVYAASLGVDVENLLVSQPDTGEMALEIVDQLVRSAAVDIVVVDSVAALTPRAEIEGEMGDLAVGSQARLMSQAMRKITGNIGKSGCTVIFLNQLRLKIGVTYGNPETTTGGNALKFYASVRLDIRRIQTLKRGTEEYGIRAKVKVAKNKVAPPFRIAEFDILFGRGISTLGCLLDLAEETGVVTRKGAWYSYEGDNIGQGRDNTIGWLEQNPEAKDAIEVLVRQKLTEGSEVTSNSMRPLAAAARSAAAKPLAKSAEVAAPSKDAA
- a CDS encoding helicase; translated protein: MLEVQAHQQLKHLLRGEAGQWEHQLTLSRLVGRSLRRQDRTRIQLSAGSSDRWWLALLVPLSLRRDHTVLVLEPTQHQRLLHVERPRLLESGLRLGCWTGFDPPPGDQIWLLTPQQLLDVHRSGQLRSDDHLVIPEAEWLPDRLRRAMTVKIDSHHWEELRAAFPSAGEGLLDLHERLSRQLVAPGGGTNRDLAMPESALTMVCDLLQLLGPTPQPWCQLISMDRASWASWARVNPNTLQWSWQLQPLEPLITLESLFLNHPWTLIHGDGGCRRHGDEPNSDSEELRIDLRDAPRGETLPIYLPRRQPLPNTEIFAGHLLEQSRRLILGRSGLTGVLVDDPCMRQRLCSELAAEFGSRVTLEITAPESNGVICCSWSWWLSHQHLLPEPEQLIAAMLPIASLEDPLTAARVESLKRQGRDWFRTLLLPEALATLIPAIASLRRSGGRLAILDGRVRGRSWGEQVLRALEPWDSLQRLRPD
- the crtD gene encoding C-3',4' desaturase CrtD; protein product: MESVQDVIVIGGGIAGLTAAALLAHEGLTVTLLEAHHQLGGCAGTFRRGRFIFDVGATQVAGLEPGGSHARLFQHLGIQPPEAEQLDPGCVVDLNDGSPPVHLWHDPQRWRQERSQQFPDSERFWQLCSWIHQQNWQFAAADPVLPVRTGWDLGRTLAALSPGNLACAPLSLLTVSDLLSLSGCAGDPRLRRFLDLQLRLYSQQPSDRTAALYGATVLQMCQAPLGLWHLHGSMQSLSEQLATALERDGGRVLLRHRALKLDRDDGQPGWSVRVEAPAKVQQCLRASEIICSLPPQCLPELIPDQEQMPDQYRKHLNSLKAPSGALVFYGAVERHQLPDDCPGHLQRDGNSPGSLFLSISRDGDGRAPKGQATVIASVFTSPEGWQDMDEKAYQQRKRELQDSIRQDVNAALNLPDEAWLHQELATPRGFAHWTGRPNGVVGGLGQSPGRFGPFGLASRTPIPQLWLCGDSIHPGEGTAGVSLSALMACRQLMAARGLNIRLAA
- a CDS encoding DUF2839 domain-containing protein; this encodes MGEARRRASQGLPPRQRKPDPKDAERFIAWLPLTRAQATQFVSITTRGAWIGIAALVLFWVVVRFIGPAAGFWTLADSP
- a CDS encoding prephenate/arogenate dehydrogenase encodes the protein MHTAVMDQERIAELAGFSRVGVVGLGLIGGSIGLDLRALGVSVQGLVHRDSTAERALQRGLVDAVSCDPACLEGCDLVVLALPLEALLQPQDALLKALPSEAVVTDVGSVKGAVLDVWRDLHPRFVASHPMAGTAESGVESGCRGLFRGRAWVGTPEAETAPEAVKQVRALACSLGAHWISADPLIHDQAVALISHLPVMVSAALLRVLGEERDPRVRDLARQLASSGFADTTRVGGGNPALGTAMACRNTPALLKSLAAYRWSLEQLEEAILNGHWAQLEQELEKTRALRPGFLEPPSDPAMPQA
- a CDS encoding DUF1815 family protein — protein: MFLRLSEQYRSVVHDLVMSLQALAANLRKQGITATCYVCDDGQDGSGASFMAELGEQHMVRFLVSDFGISWVESRNGRELVKFEGAEAIQELQRIAGNLQRSRSECSSSQIQQG
- the moeB gene encoding molybdopterin-synthase adenylyltransferase MoeB, which produces MTEHFSDPELSAQERGRYARHLTLPEFGVIGQKRLKATSVLCVGAGGLGSPLLMYLAAAGVGRIGIVDDDRVEVSNLQRQVIHAESRLGQLKTDSASERILGLNSHCQVEQHACRLTTTNAIELIEGHDLVVDGSDNFPTRYLINDVCALLNKPWVYGSVQRFEGQVSVFNKGPQSPDYRDLVPEPPPPGLVPSCADGGVVGVMPGLIGLLQATETIKLLAGIGESLDGRLLLVDGLTMRFRELRLQRRPHRPPITALVDYEAFCSVEDSGRLEGASSVRSISVKELSALLEDGGELELIDVRNPSEADVAVIPRSQLIPLARIENGEGIDEIRRLAGDRPIYVHCKLGGRSARAVELLTQHGIDATNVSGGIDAWSQEVDPGVPRY
- a CDS encoding CAAD domain-containing protein, with product MSDETTTQSTESATSDNVAFAERYKDVLGKVNETLDKVDWSQAGRIGKVVGIFAAVIVAQILIKGILDTINLLPVVPGLLELLGVVVVGQWSWKNLTTSDKRNALVARIQTLRKEYLG